CGAGGTCTTCAGCTGTTGCATCAGGGTTAACTTTATAAGAATCTGCTGTAAATTGGGTGGTGTCACCTATAATTTCAACTCTATTTTGCTTTCCTTTAACTTCTATTTCATCAAGTAGTTTAGAATCTTCTTCAAGCGTGATTTTTTCAAAAACCTTATCTTTTGCCAATAAAGGAACTGACTCAGTACGCGGTAGGAAACCAACTGAGCTTACCTTTAATAAATAAAACCCTTTTGCCACATTAGCAAATTGAAACTTACCATCCGTATCACAAATAGTAGCTAATTGAAATGTGGTATCTTTTGGTGTAGTCAAAACTACTGTAGCTGCAACAATACCTTCATTGTTGGAGTCGCTAACTTTTCCTGATACATTAAAACTGTTTTGTGAAAACCCGTAAAAAGGTAATACAAGAAGAAATAAAAAGGGAGTTATTTTATTCATAAATGAAATTTTATTGCCCTTTGACACCACTAAACCTAAAAGGTTTAATTAGATATTAAATTTATTTACTTCTGTCACTGCATGATTAACTGCTCTAGCAGTTAATGCCATAAAAGTTAATGACGGATTCTGGTTGCCCACCGAAGTCATACAAGCACCATCAGTAACAAAAACATTGTTGCAATGATGCAATTGATTATTGGAATTTAGCATTGAAGTTTTGGGATCCTTCCCCATTCGTACACCACCCATTTCATGGATGTCTAAGCCTGGATTTTGCTTTGAATCAAACATTGAAATATCCTTACAACCAGCCTTATGAAGCATTTCGGTAGCTTGCTCTTGAAAATCGACCATCATTAAATGATCATTTTCTTGGTATTCAATTGATGTAATTAATAAGGGGACTCCCCATTTATCTTTTTTATCGGGACTTAACCTTACATGGTTTGTTTCCACTGGAATGGTTTCACCTTGCATTTGGATATATATTCCCCAACTACCAGGTTCAGTCATTTCATTTTTAAATGTTGTACCAAAGCTTTCGCCAGATTTTGGGTTTCCTTGAGATCTTCCTGCCGAAAAAGCTACCATATAACCTCTTTGAAAATCCATTTCTTGTTTTCGAAGGTTCCTAAAATTCGGCATAAAGGCAGAAGTTGGTCGCCTTCCATAATAATAAGAGTCATCAAATCCATCTATTTTCGCATTCCCCTGACCCCTGTACTGATGGAAAGCAATGTATTTTCCTAGCATGCCGTTATCATTACCTAATCCATTTGGAAATCTATTACTTTGAGAATTAAGAAGTATTAGGTTCGTATTTAAGCAGGCAGCGTTTACAAATATTATTTTTGCAAAATATTCTATCTCTTCACCAGTATTAGTATCTATTACTTTTACACCACTAGCTTTTCCCTTTTGTTCGTCGTAAATTATAGAGGAAACAACAGAAAAGGGTCTTAATGTTAAATTACCCGTCTGGGCTGCCCAAGGAATGGTAGATGAATTGGAGGAAAAATAGGCACCATATGGACATCCCCTGTAGCATAAATGTCGTGCTTGACATTGTCCTCTTCCTTGAGTAAGGTGATGCTCTTTAGGATTTGTTAAGTGAGCACAACGCCCAATGATGACTTGCCTGCCTTTGTAATCTTTCGCAATTCGTCTTTGAATATGTTTTTCTACGCAGTTTAATTCCCATGGATCCAAAAATACACCATCGGGCAAGGAGTCAATCCCGTCATTGTTACCACTAATTCCTACAAAGTCTTCTACTTGATCATACCATGGAGCAAGGTCTTTATAGCGAATAGGCCAATCAACTGCAAAATCATCTCGCAATGGGCCTTCAAATTCGAAATCACTCCATCTTTGTGTTTGACGAGCCCAGATCAAAGATTTACCGCCAACTTGATATCCTCTTATCCAATCAAAAGGCTTTTCTTGAATATATGGATGCTCTGCATCTTTGGAAAAAAAATGCTGAGTAGCCTCATCATAAGCGTAACACTTATTTACAATAGGATTTTGTTCCCGTTCGGCTACTGTTTCCCTGCTTCTGTGCTCCATATCCCATGGGTTATGCATAGCGGTAGGATAATCAGTGACGTGCTTTACATCTCTTCCTCTCTCTAGCACCAATGTTTTGAACCCTTTCTCACATAACTCTTTAGCTGCGAATCCACCGCTAATTCCTGACCCTATAACAATGGCATCGTAGGTATTGTCTTTTTTTGACTGACCGTTAAGATTCATATTTTTCTAAAGCTTCGTCTTCTTTTCTTCTCATGAGAGCGGCATCGCTGCTAGTTTTATCTTTAAAACCACATAAATGAAGAATTCCATGGATAATTACACGTCGTAATTCTTCTTCAAACTCATTGTTTAATTCAGTAGCATTGGCCTTAACTCTATCAACACTAATATATATATCAGAATCAATTATGTTCTCAGTTTCGGAGTTATCAAATGTGATGATATCGGTATAAGTATCATGTGAAAGGTATTCCAAGTTTACTTTGTGTAATCCTTCATCAGTTTTAAAGATGTAGTTTACATCTCCAATTTTCTTATTGTTGACTTGAGCAATACTTTTGATCCAGTTTTTAAGTTTCCTCTTTTCTTTTGGTTCAAAATTTATTCCTTCGGAGTGAAAAAGTATCATTTCAGTATTTGTTTTAAATCGCTATCGCTCACTGTTAATAATCCAACCTTTGGGAGTCTTTTAGTAAGTTCTCGCCAATTCTTATCCTTTTTATATACCTTTTGAAGCATATTCACAGCTTTAGAAACTTGTCCATTGTTTGCTAGCGTAATTGCAGTCCAATATTTCATTTCTAAGTTGTTAGGGAACATTTGCATGGCAGCATTGTAAGCAGTCATCGCATTGTCCATATTACCGTATTCTACTTGCAGATCACCCTCATTCATGTATTCATATGCCCTATGAACTTTTAAAAGCCTAGAGATTTCTGAAATGGGATCTTGGTGGTCATCTACTCTCAAATCTACCACAAAATCATCATTCCAAGGTTCTCCGGTCGATTCCAACTTAACAACCCTAATAGCAGCACTTTGCTTTCCTCTTATATCTCCACCAACTCCTTGAGCTGCTTCTAGTGCTTTGAGCATTCTTTCAGCGAGTGGAAGCCCGCGACTATTCTCAAAAACTTGAGCCATGGCTTCAGGTACTTGGTCGGTAAGCATCATATTTGATTGTACAGAAAAGTCTTTTCCTGAAATATGCCCTGCAAAGTCAACGCATTTCTTACCAGTATGTACGGCAATATTACCTCGATTGTCTACAATAGCTACTTGCCTGACCTCTCTGGACTCATCTGAAGAAAGCAATTCAGTTAAGGTTTCATTGGCTGTTTTTCCTTGTGCTATTAATTCTAAACCCCTTGGTCCAAATGATTTATTTACAAATGACTGCGTTGCAATTGCTCCCACACCACCTTTTGCCCAAGCAACAACATTTCCTACACTGAACCAATGACTTTGTACAGCAACACCCATTTCTCCAGTTTCTTTATCGATAGCGACAATAGAAAAAGTATGTGCCAAGCCATCGTTCGTTTTGAAGAACTGTGCTTGAAGTGAACTAACAATCAGAAAAAAGAACAAAAAGTAATACTTCATAATATATAGACTAGGTTAAAAATAAAGCCACAAAATACACCTAAAATCGTACCTAAGAAAACCTCAATGCTTGTATGCCGTCCTAAAAATACCCTTGAAAAACCCACAGCAATGGCAAACATAAACAAGACGAAAGCAAATGGGAATGAAACGGTATATGCCATGGTTGAAACCAAAAAAGCAAAGGAACTATGGAGAGAAATCTTGATCCAGTTGTTGATAATGAATGACAAGGCGATTTGAGAAAACACTATTATTGCACCAAGCCTGACCAAAATTGAATTTTCAAAAACAAACAAGAGACCTATTTGGAATAAAATTAGAATCAAAATAACCCAATATAACTTTTTGCGACTTTCTTGATTAGACACATCGAAGTCTTTGAAAATGCCTCGTTTTATTTGAACCCATATGTAAATGATCAATGGTACAACCAATCCAAATAATAGTTGACCACCAAGCTTCAAAGCTTCATTTCGGGTGAAAAAGTAATAATTGACATAAGCTACCGAAATAACGCCTAGCACAATGGGATGACCTATTGTTGAAGTTATTTTAGCCGCCTGATTGCCAATGCTTTGGTTTGTCATACGATACAAAACTATTCAATCATAGATAAATTCATGAACAAAATTGAAAATAGATGAACCTCCTTATCTCTGCTTAGCAATTGAATTCGTTTATTTGTGGTGAGATAAATCCCGAATGATTAAAAAAGTATTAGTAATTCTTCTTTTGAGTGTTGGTAGCTTAAATGCCCAAGAGCTCACAACTATAAAAGGTACGATCAAAAACTTCAGTGATGGCTTAATAAGTTTGACTATCTATCCTAATTGGGAAGTTAACCCCGTAGAACACTATATTTCGATAGATTCTTCAGGACGATTTGAATTTGAAACCAATCTAACGGCTTATAACTATATAGACCTCAATATTGGAAAAATTGGTTACCTTTTTTGGATGATAAAAGGTGGGGACGATGTTTATCTTTTGCTAGATTATAATGATCCCATCGGTAGTTTCTACACTAGCGGTACTGGAGGATCTAAGTTCTTATTCATGCATGACTATTTTGTCAATTATGAGCATGGCTTAGATGCTGATCTAAAAGTAAAAAACAATTACAATCAAAGTTTGCCCGCTTTCGTAAGCTATGTTGACTCACTTTCTCAGTCGAAATTAAAGTTTTTAGAGAGTAAGAGAAAAACAATTTTAGATGAGTTCTTCTTGCTCAAAAAGGCAGATATAATAGGAAAACGAAATAGGCAAATTGTAGAATATGCTCAAAGCAATAACTTGGCTCCTGCTGATGTAAAAAAGAACTTAGAATTCTTCTCTGTTTCTCCAGAAAGGCAAGCTTTATCTTTTGAATTCAATGATTTTTTCGACGAATGGATAGATTTAAACAAACAATTCCAAGAATTTGAAGCCTTGTCACTAGTAGATGAGCTCAATTTTATTAGGGTTTTATTCTTTAATGGGCAAATGGAACGCCCTATGGCAGAATTGAAAATGCATCAAAGGGTACTTAGATTTGTTGAGAATCACACCTATCTGCCCGAAATGCAAAAAGGGGTAGATGAGTATTATGCCTTTGTGAGAAATGATAAGTTAAAAGCTACCATAAAGAACAGTATAGATCGTAAAAAACGCTTTTTTGATGGTTTCATGTTACCAGTAGTATCATTTATCAAACAAGACGGAAAAGAACTTAAAAACAAAGAGCTGGAAAAAAAGAATACCCTTCTTTATATTTATGAGGATGATTGCATTATTTGTGAAGATGATTTTGATTATTTCAATCTGGTGGCAAGCAATTTTGACAAAAAAGACAAGTTTCAGTTTTATACTATTCCATTGAAAGGGAAGTCGGACTTGTTTTTTGAGGCAAAAACCAATGCAGAGTTAAGACCAAGTAATGAAGACCAAATAAAAACAACCTTCGCTTTCAAAGAGTCTCCAGGAATATACCTAATAGATACGGAAGGGAAAGTTTTCGGTGATTTACCTGAACCAGCACTTGACGAAGGAAGGTCGCTTATCAAGGCAATACGAGATCATATTCCTAAAAAAGACTAACCTGTATAGAAATAACTTTTATGGTTCCGTACGACAATTATATTTCTGTCGTTGTTTTTAGACCACTGTCAGATTAAATTTGATAAATTCGATTGAATTTATGCTCTAGAATTAACACTATGAAGAAGCTTCTTATTTTAACTTTAATAAGTCTTTTCGCTCATCAAAGTATTGCTCAGTCGCAATATTTTGGGCAAAATAAACCACGATATAAGAAAATTGATTTTGAAATTCTTCAAAGTCCGCATTTTGAATTGTATCATTACTTTGAAGGTAAAAAAGAACCTAATAGTATTTTATTAAATAGCGAACACTGGTATAACCTTCATCAGGAAGTTTTTAAACTAGCCTTTATAAAACCCAATCCACTTATTATTTATAAAACCCATCCGGATTTTCAAGAGACTACTGCAATTGGTGGACGAATAGGCGAGGGTACAGGTGGAGTAACTGAAGGTCTTAGAAATAGGGTTGTAATGCCCATGATGTATAGCAAAAGACAAACGGATCATGTGTTAGGTCATGAACTAGTCCATGCTTTTCAATATCAAACCATGATTAATGGTAGTGATAGTACGAGTTTGGCAAATATTCAAAATCTTCCACTTTTTATGGTTGAGGGTTTAGCCGAATACATGTCACTTGGTAGAAACGACTCTCACACAGCTATGTGGATGAGAGATGCGGTGGAGAACAATGATTTGCCCAGCATTGAAGACCTCATAACCAAGCAGTATAAGTATTTTCCGTATCGCTGGGGACAGGCTTTTTGGTCGTATGTAACTGCAACCTATGGAGATGACATCATTAGGCCCTTATTTAAGGAGACAGCCATTTATGGAATTGAAGCTGCATTTCAACGAAATTTCAAAATGGACCTTGACCGGTTTTCGGCAAAGTTTCAAAAAGAACTCGTTGATACTTATAAACCACTCAAAGACGGAAAAAGTCTTGAAGTTATAGGCCAAACCTTAGCTTCGGAGAAGAATGCGGGTGAAATGAATGTTTCTCCGGCCATTAGCCCTGATGGAAGTATGATCGCCTATATTTCTTCTAAAAATGTGCTCAGTTTAGATATTTTCATTGCGGATGCCAATACAGGTAAAACCATTAGACGGATACCTAGCACATCATTTGGTGGACATGTGGATTCATACAGCTTTATTGAGACGGCTGGTGCTTGGTCACCAGATAGCAAGAATTTTGCGATTGTAGTGCAAAGCAAAGGGAACAACAAGTTGGTTGTGGTTGATATTGGTAATGGAAATAAAAAGTCCTTTGATATTGATGGAGTTGAGTCATTTACTAACCCTGCTTGGTCTCCAGATGGCAACAGCATCGTTGTTTCAGGATTAAATAATGGTATAAGCGACCTTTATCAATTCAATATAAAATCTAAAGAAGTAGTTAACTTAACAAAAGATGAATACTCCGATATGCAACCTGAGTTTTCACCTGATGGAAGGTTTATCTACTTTGTTTCAGATCGTGACCCTCGCTCTCCCCGTTTGGAAAAAGCAAATCTAGGGATCAGTAGATTGGATCTTGCCACTAACAAAATCATTTCATTCGATATATTTTTTGGAGCTGATAATTTTAATCCTCAAGTAAGCCCAGATGGCAACTGGGTACTGTTTTTATCAGATAGAAATGGTTATAGAAACTTATATAAGTTTAATGTTACAAGCAACGAAATTCAAGAACTTAGTAATTATTATACAGGTATCAGTGGCATTACCATGTATTCGCCAGCGATTAGCATTTCGCACGAAAACGCTGATGTTGCATACACATATTTCTTCAATGGTAATTATAGCATAGTTAAAGCCAATTTAGATGATTTTAAAGGTGTTGTGGTTGAAAACAAAGTGGATAAAATCGCTGGAAAACTGCCACCATTGTCTTTACTAGATGGAAGGGATATAGTAGAGAGAAACCTAGGAGTTGCGAAACTAATGCCTGGAGTGAGAGAATCAACATTTGAAGACAAAAAGTACGAAGCAAGATTTAAATTAGATTACCTTGCAAATAGTGGCTTAGGTGTTTCTGCATCAAGATTTGGGACTGGAATGGGCGGTGGAATTACAGGGCTTTTTAGCGATATGCTAAATAATAATCAGCTTTCTGGTACACTTGCACTAAATGGTGAAATTCAAGATTTTGGAGGTCAGTTTTATTATTTAAACCAAAAAAGGCCTTTTCAGTTTGGAGCATCAATAGCACATATTCCGTATCAATTTTATGATGGAAACTTAAACCAAGACCGATTTACAATTTTAGATACTATCGCTCAAAGCGGAAACCTTCAGCAAGTTTATGCTGAACAGAAATTAAGAATTTCAAGGTTATTTATAGATCAAGCAAGTGTGTTTGCTTTTAAACCACTAAGTACTGCAAAGCGATTGGAGTTTGGTTTAACATTGAGCAGGTATTCATTTAAAGTTAGGGAATATGGCGATATTGGAATTGCTACTACTGACGGTCAAATAATTTATGATTATTTTCCTCAGCAGCAAAGTAGAAATGCAAATGTTCCAAAGTCTGAATTACCACAGGAATTACAAGACTTATACAGAACATCAAACATCAATAGACTCTATGCTGCATATGTAGGTGACAATGCCACTTTTGGTACTGTTGCTCCACTAAATGGGTACAGATACAGGTTTCAAATAGGTCAGGCTTTTGGTTCTACTTCTTTTACTGAGGCACTTATAGATGCACGGAAATACATTTATTTAAAACCTTTAACTATTGCTGGTAGGATATTTTATGAAGGAAGATTAAACCCTAGCAACCTTGACAGAGTAGCACTGCTCAATCCACTTAGTTTAGCATTTCCGTGGTATATGCACGGTTTGAATGGGGGAGGGTTTAGAATTCAGCAAGGATTTAATTCACCTGGTGCGGCACGATTTAGCGGAGAGCAAATGGCTTTAGCAAATTTTGAACTTAGATACCCATTTACAGGTCCAGACCAGCTCGCTCTCATTAAATTTAATTATGTTCCTAGCGATATTAACTTCTTTGTCGACGGTGGAATGGTGTGGTCGAAACAAAGTACCAGTGGAAATCCAGATCGCCCCTTAGACTTTGTAAATACCGTGCTTAAAGATCCAGTTATTAGTACAGGAATGAGCCTTAGAGTAAATGTACTCGGTTATGTGATTTTAGAACCATACTTTGCTATCCCATTCTATGATGGTAAAAAGCAAGATATGGTAACTGGAATTAATTTTATGGTCGCTGGCTGGTAAATCTTATTTTCCCACATATATTTGTGGCGATTTGAGGTGGTTAACTCTCCCGATAGTTATCGGGAGGCTAGAGCGTTTGACAAATTATGGGGGATTAGCTCTCCCGATAGTTATCGGGAGGCAAGAATGTTTGACAAATTATGGGGGATTAGCTCAGTTGGCTAGAGCGTTTGACTGGCAGTCAAAAGGTCGCAGGTTCGATTCCTGTATCCTCCACGAGCCTTGATTTCAAGTCAGGGTTTGTTTATTGGACTTTGGGCAGTTGAAAGTCTCATGACTAGGCGTCTTATCTTAATTCCCTATTCTTTAGCTTCTACTAGTTTATCTCTCTCCTAAAGTGAAGGTTTCAAAATAGCGTTGCAAGTGGATATGACGTTGTTGATCTAGTTTTAAACATTTCCTTTAAGCCATTTATTATTTTGTAATTTATCTTCATTTTTTGACTAGATTCAACACTTTTACGCCTTACTGACTTTAATTAGAAGTCTTTTTTTCTAAATTGTAGCCTATTCAACCTATTAAAATGATTTCAAGAAATACAATACAGCTTTTATTAGTTGTGGGCTTGCTATATTCGATTCATTTGTCCTGTTCCGATGGCTCGGCTCAAGGAGCTACTTCACCTGATGTAGTCGATTACAACCTTCATATACGTCCTATTTTATCAGATAATTGCTTTACCTGCCACGGACCAGATGCCAACAAGCGTAAAGCGAACCTTCGACTTGACATCGCCGAAGAAGCATTTAAAGCTTTAAGCGAAACTCCTGGAGCTCACGCGATAGTTCCTAAAAAACCATTGCAGTCTGAAGTTTATAAAAGACTGATAACTGAAAACCAAAAGGAATTAATGCCCCCACCTGCTTCTAATTTGAAGCTGACTGAGAACGAAATTAACCTTATTGAGAAATGGATAAAGCAAGGTGCAGTTTATAAACCACATTGGGCTTTTATTGCTCCAGAGAAATCCAAGTTACCACGTGTTGATGACGAAGATTGGACAAAAAATGAAATCGACTTCTTTGTCTTAAATAAACAAGAACAAAACAATCTAAAACATCAAGCCGAAGGAGATAAAGAGAGTCTTTTAAAAAGAGTGAGTTACGACATTACTGGCTTGCCTCCAAGTTTAGAATTGATGGATAGCTTTTTGGCGGATGAAAGTGAGGATGCTTACGAAAAAGTCGTTGATAAGCTTTTGTCCCTACCTTCATATGGTGAGAAAATGGCTGTATACTGGATGGATATCTCTCGTTTTGCTGATTCTCATGGGTACCAAGACGATAGTTACCGAAGCCAATGGCCATGGAGAGATTGGGTCATTCATCAATTTAATCAAAATACGCCCTATGACAAGTTTGTCACTTTGCAACTTGCTGGTGATTTAATGCCTGAGGCTTCAAAAGAACAGATTCTAGCAACTGCCTTTAATAGAAATCATAAAATAACTGAGGAGGGAGGAATTATAGATGAAGAGTATAGGGTTTCGTACGTATCGGATCGTACCAATACTTTTAGCAAAGCATTTTTGGGAATGACGATGGAATGTGCTTCCTGTCATGATCACAAATATGACCCAACCTCGCAAAAGGATTATTACCAATTATTCTCATTTTTTAACAACATAGAAGAACGAGGAAGAGAATCTGTTGTTGGTGGGCCTGAGACATATGCAAAGGTACCTTACATGAAGATTACCAATGGTGAGGTGGATAGTTTGCTTACTTTTATAAACAAGCGAGATACTAGCCAGCTTATCGTTTCAATAATGGGAGAATTACCGGATAGTACAAGACCCACCTTCGTGCTCAACAGAGGTAATTATGATCAACATGGAGAAGAAGTAACACCAGTTACGCCGGACTTTATTTTGCCTTTTGAAAAAACCTTACCTAAAAACAGACTAGGCTTGTCTAAATGGTTATTTGACAAAAAGAATCCACTTACAGCAAGGGTGTTTGTAAATCAAGTATGGCAAGAATACTTTGGTGTTGGACTGGTTAAAACCACCGGTGATTTCGGTATGCAAGGCAGCTTGCCAAGTCATCCAGAATTGCTTGACTGGCTAGCTGTTGACTTTATGGAACAAAACTGGGACGTAAAAAAACTGATCAGAAAAATGGTGACATCGGCAACTTACCGTCAAAGTGCTAATATTGATGACAAGTCATTAACACTTGATCCTGAAAACAAATGGCTCACAAGAGCACCGAGAGCTAGACTTAAAGCTGAGTTTATCCGTGATTTACTTTTAACATCAAGTGGTTTACTCACAGATGTGATTGGTGGGCCAAGCATTAAGCCATATCAACCAGAAGGGTTATGGGAAGGGGCTTCATCGGGTAGAGGGATTTTATCCATGTACAAGCAAGATCATGGCGATGACTTATACCGAAGAGGACTTTATTGTTTTATCAAAAGAACGGTTCCCCCTCCATCTATGACAATTTTTGATGGAAGTAATAGAGATCAATGCGAAGTAGCTCGAATGAACACAAATACACCGTTGCAAGCACTGGTTCTACTAAATGACCCTACAGTGCTAGAGGCCTCTCGAGTATTTGCAGCGAAGCTTTTGAAAGAAAAAAGTAGTCCCAAAGACAAGATTTACAAGGCATTCAGAACTATTGTGTGTCGTAAGCCAAGTGATAAAGAAGTCGAGATCTTGGACATTTACGTTGCTAAAAAGAAATCGAAGCTAGATCTAAAAACAGCTTCAGAATTATTAAATGTTGGTGAATATCCTCTAGAGAAAAATATAGATAAAATAGAATTGGCAGCTTTAATGCAAGCAATTACGATTCTTTACAATATGGAGGAGACCCTTATTAAAACCTGATATGAATAAAGAATTATTTGAACACGGACTTACATTTAACAGGCGAAAGTTTTTATCCCGAGCTAGCTTAGGACTTGGAACTGCTGCTTTAGGCTCTTTACTTATGCCAGGTTTATTTACTGGGAAAGGTGGTGAAGATGAGAGTTTTACTCCAGGAATTCCTGATTTTGCACCTAAAGCAAAAAGAGTAATTTACTTGTTTCAAAACGGTGCTCCTTCGCAGTTAGAGTCTTTTGACTATAAGCCTAAGCTAAACGATTTGTGGGGACAAGAGCTACCAGATTCTATTAGAGGATCTCAGCGATTGACAGGTATGACAGCTGGCCAATCGTCCTTCCCAATGGTGGGTTCGTTCACACCTTTTCAGCAATATGGTCAATCGAGAGCGTGGATAAGCGATTTGTTCCCTTACACAGCAAAAATTGCGGATGACATTTGCATCATTAAGTCAATGCACACCGAAGCTATCAATCATGATCCAGCTTTGACTTTTCTACAAACTGGAGCTCAGCAAGGCAATAGACCAAGTATGGGAGCATGGTTGAGTTATGGATTAGGTAGTGAGAATCAAAATTTGCCTGCATTCACTGTTTTGTTATCTAGAGGAATAGGAAATGGTCAAGGTGTTTATTCAAAACTATGGACAAATGGTTTTTTAGAATCAACTCATCAAGGAGTCCAAATGAGCAGTGGAGAGGATCCTGTACTCTATTTGAAAGACCCAAAAGGGATGAATAGAGCAGATAGAAGAGAGCTCTTGGACAACTTAGCACAATTGAATCAAATCACTTATGATAAAATAGGTGACCCCGAAATCAATGCGAAAATTAAGCAGTATGAGATGGCATATCGCATGCAAACTGCTGTACCGGAGATCATGGATGTATCCAAAGAACCAGACAGTATTGTAAAGCTTTATGGACCCGAATGTCTAGTACCAGGTACATTTGCTGCAAATTGTCTTCTGGCAAGAAAATTATCTGAAAATGGCGTTCGTTTTGTTCAACTGTACCATCAAGGTTGGGACCAGCATGGTAACCTGCCATATGAAATAGAAAGACAAGCAATGGACGTAGATCAAGCTTCTGCTGCACTTGTTACAGATCTTAAACAGAGAGGACTTCTAGATGAGACCTTGGTGATTTGGGGCGGAGAGTTTGGTCGCACCAGCTATAGTCAAGGAACTCTTACAAAGGATAATTACGGCCGAGATCACCATCCTAGATGCTTTAGTATCTGGATGGCAGGTGGCGGAATTAAGCCAGGAATGGTCTATGGAGAAACCGACGAGTTAGGTTATAATGTCATTAAAAACCCAGTACACGTTCATGATTTTCATGCTACTGTATTGAACCAAATGGGTCTAAACCATGAAAAATTGATTTTCAAACACATGGGAAGACGATTCCGATTAACGGATGTTGCTGGAAATGTAATCAAAGACATTCTGACTTAAAACCTAAAGCCATTTATGAAAAGCAACTGGAAAGGGCTTTTAGAAAACACGCTATTTGTTGTTACGCTACTGCTATTATTTCTTCTAATTTTTGAAAGCTATATTGAACTTCCATCTTGGTTTCAACCAATG
This portion of the Spirosomataceae bacterium TFI 002 genome encodes:
- a CDS encoding Planctomycete cytochrome C, which produces MISRNTIQLLLVVGLLYSIHLSCSDGSAQGATSPDVVDYNLHIRPILSDNCFTCHGPDANKRKANLRLDIAEEAFKALSETPGAHAIVPKKPLQSEVYKRLITENQKELMPPPASNLKLTENEINLIEKWIKQGAVYKPHWAFIAPEKSKLPRVDDEDWTKNEIDFFVLNKQEQNNLKHQAEGDKESLLKRVSYDITGLPPSLELMDSFLADESEDAYEKVVDKLLSLPSYGEKMAVYWMDISRFADSHGYQDDSYRSQWPWRDWVIHQFNQNTPYDKFVTLQLAGDLMPEASKEQILATAFNRNHKITEEGGIIDEEYRVSYVSDRTNTFSKAFLGMTMECASCHDHKYDPTSQKDYYQLFSFFNNIEERGRESVVGGPETYAKVPYMKITNGEVDSLLTFINKRDTSQLIVSIMGELPDSTRPTFVLNRGNYDQHGEEVTPVTPDFILPFEKTLPKNRLGLSKWLFDKKNPLTARVFVNQVWQEYFGVGLVKTTGDFGMQGSLPSHPELLDWLAVDFMEQNWDVKKLIRKMVTSATYRQSANIDDKSLTLDPENKWLTRAPRARLKAEFIRDLLLTSSGLLTDVIGGPSIKPYQPEGLWEGASSGRGILSMYKQDHGDDLYRRGLYCFIKRTVPPPSMTIFDGSNRDQCEVARMNTNTPLQALVLLNDPTVLEASRVFAAKLLKEKSSPKDKIYKAFRTIVCRKPSDKEVEILDIYVAKKKSKLDLKTASELLNVGEYPLEKNIDKIELAALMQAITILYNMEETLIKT